Part of the Nicotiana sylvestris chromosome 2, ASM39365v2, whole genome shotgun sequence genome, ataccccaaatatctgtttataaattattacaggcatcaaagttccctaagagtcttaaggaccccgagcaatgcttacacctagacttagtaactaAGAGTTGAACCAGTTCAGTGTGGAAGGGCAGCCTCAGTATTCCAAAGTTCAAAGGGCTGTCAATAGGATtccaaggtagtacacatactagagggggaataacttattgactaagagtgaagtgaaagtgcaggacacaagttgaaagaggTTTATTAAAGACTGGATTTGAAAGTCTGTTTCgaaagcaattagtaaagcaACAGATATTGTTTGAAAAAAAGTTGGAGTAGTGAACAAAGCTCAAACACCTTAAGATAGGATCACATACAGTTAGTCTACAAAATCCAAATGAATTCAGTAGTCAcataggggtcaaggggtttggggacACACACACATTTGACTGCAAACACATGGCCCAGCAAGGGTCTTtggactggtttggacatgctcagaaatagttgatactggcataatcacaaactagTCAGGAAGAACGCATAGAAATAGGGTAGTAGGATTTGGGGACTCATAGGATGGTAAGCAAACAAGAAGTAAAAGGTAATTGACAAGGCATGCTTTGAAATacacataagggaatacattaatctaaagggaaggggaGACATAATAACATGCTGATAATGTAAATTAACTACAAGTTTGACAATAGAAACACAAGTAGAAGCAgactagaaataagagaaactaAAACGATAAGAGAAGCATGtcgttgttgaggctttaaatcaAAACTAGGGCATACCAGTGAAGAGagagtaagcagaatgaaagaacaagagagcacAAATGATTAGCCTTGACTTGCAGCCGGATAAtagtagcaaatagcacaagagggaggggagagcagagatttttagtaagagaggtagtttttgaaaaccaagtgctcgtgtttgtgttaatgaaagacttagagtatttatagttgaaagtaggtagtgaaataaggtaagaatcatagtatCATAATACTTGAAGAACttagaatcaatcaattagagaatcaaggaagtactcctTAAGTTAAGGTAATCAAATCAAACGGAAAAATTCAGTATcatataaggcaagaagaaaaaaTAGTGCATGACTAAATAAGGAAGGGGTCAAGGTTCAGTAACCACagagtagtcaattaggactaaATTCATAAAACCTTAATTAAGGACACAACTCAGTAGAAATAAagtatcatagcaaatatagtATGAAATCAGTCAGCTTAAACAGACAGGGTAAAGCTTTTAGgacttttaaaagaaaatctttcaatcgCCATCAATTAAGAAAATctgaatcaatcaagagggagtcacgATTATGTgttttcaacatataaataggcTAAGGAATATAAATAGCAAACAGGCAAAGTTAGCCATAGTGatagaaagaagcaagagataaacaaacaaaaaaagcaTAGTCATACAGAAGTGACATAAGTAGGCTAAGGATTCAGTAAAACACATTCGAAACATGGTAACCACGGAAGATTAACAAGAATCAAGTaaacaggctaacacacagaaccaaagtaAAAAAAATCTTAGAAATCAGGACTTTCTATATAGGCGAATtaaaagcagtaagaacataaGATCGGTCAAAATAAGCGAGGAAAGAGGTTTAATCATAAATAAAATTGGTTAAAAAAAGTGtagaaagaactccgagaaaacccgaattttttaaagaaagtaaaaacggtttaaagttgaggatctttcagaagaagttCGAGAATAGTGCAAATCATAggaagaaacagacttaaagcgttcaaaataacacagatctaagaaattcaaacgagagttagggtttcaaagggaaCCTAGATAGAAACGAAAGAACCTGTTGTAAACTTCTTCGATCGTaacatataaggtgtgattttgcccaaaatcacaccggagaagccatgaGTAACAAAAACAGAAACCCTAGATCCAAATCGGCATGGCCCAGgacccttgaaggccttagagatgatgagcaaggcagTGGAGCGACCATTGGAGGGTTGGGGTTGAAAGATagtcgccggagatgaccggagaagggagGCGATTGACAgagtctagggttaggttgagagaagagagaagatgaGAGGATTTGAAGGCGGCGGATTTAGAAAAtggtttagggtttggggggtgcacgaattaaaaaaggaaagaacaaaggagggtcgttgatcttttagatcaacggccaagatctaaTGGGTTTGGGTTGTGTAGGATGTGTTTGGGGCTTGGGTCGGGTTATTTAATAGGAGATTGGGCTGGGGAGGGGTCtgaattaggctaaaattgaaagccaaatttggctatGATTTAAATAGACAATTTTtcctattttaattttaataaaataataaatagtttctgaaaaataattttctatacCAAATTATAAATgtataattatcattttaaaaatatatgggCCAATTTTACACGTATAAAAGATAACCATAtattaaaataggctaatattgcaattatatgcaattaggctttaaaatactaaatgtaattacaaaaatgcatgaaaaatatattagccatattttggcataagtatagaaattaaatgaataaatcatcataacaataatttagaaaataattattggggattttatgaataaaatgggagaaaatgaattaatttaaacccttaaaattatgggaaaaataataaaaaccttgtgcatgcttatatatacatatatatgctattttgaaggtatttaggaatatttaaaatatataggaaaaaattgggtatcaatagctgcccctctttatccgagaaggatgaaagatttttcgggtaaagaaatgatggccaattttgaccggatggaaTGTTTTGAACTCCGgttttcgagttgcctacatatccctggttttataagaatcaggccatgtgtagttcttgATTCACCTTCAGAGTATGCCGATGAAGTTATTGTAAGAACGGACACCAGATGTGGAAGTGGCTACGATGGGGACGattggagggaactggagcgagatcgctcctgctaggatagcggttgttagctagttacctgcagataaaagatgctacaaacgtatttgcgaaaatttaaacatgatgcaaatatccTTTGGACCAtaaaggttgtcttcggacggttaaagatgacgtccttggaccatgacgtcctgggccataaattgtttaatgagggattcacaggccctgaaatgatattctcgggccatgaaaatggtgccttcgaaccatgacgtctttgaataataatatgcaaatttgagagatcctcagtccatggcatggtgtcttccggctatgaagatggtgcatTAAGACTATGATgtctttggatagattggcgatgtttcagcccatgatatgtaaTAATATGATATAACAAGACGAGGTTTAGTCTTGCGAAATATAGGGTAGAGCTTAGCCCCATTGAAAAGCAGGTAGATAGTAGtagaaaatagagcaatattggtACAAAGAGGGACAGTGTTTAGTCCTGTGCatgtggggaggcaaggattagtcttatgcaaatggggaggcaaggatcagCCTTACACAAATGTgggtcagggcttagactcatgcagagagaatacagtgcttagccttatgcaaatatggagtccgggattagactcatgcaagattggaaacagagcttagtctcatgcaaggagaaggcagcacttagccttatgcaaatatagaggtagagcttaacctcatgcaagattcgggacaagaCTTAGACCCATGAAAATGTAAGGcaacgcttagccttatgcaaatatggaggtagagcttaaccttatgcaagattcgggacagggcttagtcccatgcaaatggaaggtaatgcttagccttatgcaaatatggagtcagggcttagactcatgcaagattggagatagggcttagtctcatgctaATGttgagtcagagattagactcatgcaaatattgagtcagggcttagactcatgaaaatatggagtcaaggattagactcatgcaaatgtggagtcaaggattatactcatgcaaatgtggagtcatagattagactcatgcaaatatggagtcaaggattagactcatgcaaatgtggactcagagattagactcatgcaaatatgcagtcagagcttagactcatgcaaatatggattcaaagattagactcatgcaaatgtggagtcaagtattagacttatacaaatgtggagtcaggtcttagactcatgcaaatatcgAGTCAAGGCATAgactcatgaaaatatggagtcaaggattagactcatgcaaatatggagtcaaggattagactcatacaaatgtGGAGTCAGATATTAAACTCATGCAAAGAGGAAGTAGCAGATAAGGGTATAGTATATCTTAATTAGGATAGGTTCAACATCTAACGGCCAGATGGATTGTGAATTTGTTTTGTGTACAAATGCTAtcgtcaaatgtgcctgcgttcaaagaaaaatcataagtttcataaggggaggttggttcttgcttcgtctgcCAGTCTTGCTTTGCTCTGCTCTGGAAGCCCCCTTAGAGTTCCCCTAGGTATCACCTGACTATTatgaaaaaaaatagaattttcgaaaaatatgtGTTCATTGATAAAATAAGATTGTTTTGgaagcgtattgatatatcaagtaacttttgttgaactagcgactgtgacacatttcaaagcattgcaactctcttatgttggaattttgagggtctttctcaaaattctgccccagtttggtagatgatttctAACCGTTTGCGGATGGCGGACCTTGCAGAATCTTCTTCCGAATTTTGGGAATTCTTCtcaaaattttacccaattctTGACTGACGACTGACTTCCGGCATGTGATGGcgctggctggacttgctctggaattttgaggaccctcctcaaaattctgccccagtttctgatttttggggaaatgaaaattttattatgataagacctaacccataaggctgcctacgtatcccctcttaaacaagaatcaggtcaagcgtagttcaattacatcagaaaaagaAATGTGAAATAATCTAGGCTTAATATATCTTGACTGCTTCCGAATTGATTtgctttggccagatttctccatccatttcttcaAGTATAAGTGCTCATCCTAttagtactctgtgaaccatatacgtaccttgctagttgggagagaatttccctttggcttcatcttggtcaGGGAAAATCTTCTTCAATACTAGTTGCCTTGGTGCGAACTATCTTGGTTTGACCcatttgttgaaagctctggacattctgttctgatacagttagccgtgacatactgcattcactctttttccatcgataagggccaactgTTTATAGCGACTTCTTATCCATTCCGCATTTTTGAGCTCAGCTTCctatatgactcttaaagaaggaatctctacctcgactGGGATgatagcctcggtaccataaaccagcatgtagggggttgccccggttgatgtgcaaactgtggtgcggtaccctaatagagcaaagggtaacttctcatgccactgcttgtgattctctaccattttccttagtatcttcttaatgtttttgttggcggcttctactgctccattcacctgaggtctgtaggctatggaattcttgtgcttgattttaaaagcttcacatatagctttcatcaggtcactgttgaggttggtgGCATTATCGGTAATAATGGACttaggaactccgaatcggcacacaatacgatccttgacaaaatctgcgatgactttcttggttacagctttgcaAGATGCagattctacccattttgtgaagtaaccaATGGATACCAGAATAAATCGGTGTCTATTTTAAGTCGTGGGCTCAATCGGAcagataacatccattccccaggtagcaaatggccaaggtgagcttgttgcattaaacttgtttggcggcacttttatcatgtcgacatgcacttgacattgaaagcactTACGGACATACTGAATACAATCAGTCTCCATGGTCACCCAGAAGTAACCTGCCTTGAGTATTTTCTTGGCCagaacaaagccattcatatgcggCCCCCAGGTCCTAGCATGCACGTACTCGAGTAgtttagaagcttcctttgcgtcgacacaccttagtaagcCCAAATTCGGAGTTCTCctgtacaagttccctccacCGTGGAAGAaatgatttgacaatctccggagcatgcgtttctgagtgtgatttgcgtACTCCGGATATTCTCTTTTTGATAAGAACTCCTTGAtctcatggaaccaaggttttccatctacttcttcctcgacatgagcacaatatgccggttgattatggattctcaccggaatgggattaatatagttcttatctggatgctgtatcattgatgacaacgTG contains:
- the LOC138885285 gene encoding uncharacterized protein — translated: MIQHPDKNYINPIPVRIHNQPAYCAHVEEEVDGKPWFHEIKEFLSKREYPEYANHTQKRMLRRLSNHFFHGGGNLYRRTPNLGLLRCVDAKEASKLLEYVHARTWGPHMNGFVLAKKILKAGYFWVTMETDCIQYVRKCFQCQVHVDMIKVPPNKFNATSSPWPFATWGMDVICPIEPTT